One genomic region from Macaca nemestrina isolate mMacNem1 unplaced genomic scaffold, mMacNem.hap1 Scaffold_66, whole genome shotgun sequence encodes:
- the LOC139361590 gene encoding uncharacterized protein, whose amino-acid sequence MNPPLRPWADCYASDSTLTRSPSARHNVWGRGGCYPEAECGIAREVGSSAPPRCTERTQTEPDADTRFQPRGKTGRVGKASSACGSSECALPRPETPPRPGPAFLSASPLPARHVLAPPFARRFLLTRKRILRSQGPLGRHAQRLAARQMWPRGHRTSLRTDVFMQIHEDGDRCRTVSPPGADGSLGIPETPESLLPWVEGNLPWKMGNAIRRKYQGLEMMLTNGLGRRDCS is encoded by the exons ATGAACCC GCCCCTCCGGCCCTGGGCCGACTGCTACGCCTCTGACTCCACGCTAACGCGGAGCCCGAGCGCGCGTCACAACGTGTGGGGCCGGGGAGGCTGCTACCCAGAGGCGGAGTGCGGGATCGCGAGG GAAGTTGGAAGCAGCGCGCCCCCACGGTGCACTGAACGCACTCAAACAGAACCGGACGCAGACACACGCTTTCAGCCCAGGGGAAAAACTGGCAGGGTCGGAAAAGCAAGCAGCGCATGCGGGAGCTCAGAATGCGCCCTGCCCCGGCCCGAGACCccgccccggcccggccccgcctTTTTGTCTGCCTCACCCCTCCCCGCCCGGCACGTACTTGCCCCGCCCTTCGCGCGGCGTTTTTTGTTGACCCGGAAACGGATTCTCCGGAGCCAAGGTCCGCTCGG gcgacacgcccagcgtttagctgcacgtcagatgtggccacggggccacaggacatccctgcggacggatgtttTTATGCAGATtcatgaggatggagaccgctgcagaactgtaagccccccaggggctgacggaagcctgggaatacccgagacaccagagtcgctgctgccctgggtggaaggaaacctgccctggaagatgggaaatgcaataaggagaaagtaccaag